The following proteins are co-located in the Penaeus monodon isolate SGIC_2016 chromosome 35, NSTDA_Pmon_1, whole genome shotgun sequence genome:
- the LOC119595224 gene encoding calcium/calmodulin-dependent protein kinase type 1D-like, translating to MESVLTELTAHQVPVWTKAYCLELTRAWRTTFLGLGAFGVTNLVSNGLEKLVMKQMERTEERSFEREIEAVVLEGEDYVIVSRYAGVTLERCVEQKLLSSEQLEDVLEQISAALERLHAIGVTHLDLNQDNVCVVVGERRAQASIIDFGLARCEGERCFA from the exons ATGGAGTCCGTTCTGACGGAGCTGACGGCACACCAGGTGCCCGTGTGGACCAAGGCCTACTGCCTCGAGCTGACGAGAGCCTGGCGCACGACATTCCTCGGCCTCGGCGCCTTTGGGGTCACCAACCTGGTCTCGAACGGCCTCGAGAAGCTCGTGATGAAGCAGATGGAGCGCACGGAGGAGAGGTCCTTCGAGCGGGAG ATTGAAGCCGTCGTCCTCGAGGGTGAGGACTACGTCATCGTCAGCCGCTACGCCGGAGTCACGCTCGAGCGGTGCGTCGAGCAGAAGCTGCTCTCCAGCGAGCAGCTGGAGGACGTCCTCGAACAGATAAGCGCCGCCCTCGAGCGCCTACACGCGATCGGCGTGACGCACCTGGACCTCAACCAGGACAACGTGTGCGTCGTGGTCGGCGAGAGGCGAGCGCAGGCGAGCATCATCGACTTCGGACTCGCTCGCTGCGAGGGCGAGAGATGTTTCGCCTAG